One genomic window of Polyangium aurulentum includes the following:
- a CDS encoding glutathione S-transferase, whose translation MPRRDETRYVLYYWPSLQGRGEPIRLLFEEAGVPYVDIARLPEDEGGGVAAIEPALAGETTGLLPFAPPFLEVDGLLIAQAANILQFLAPRFGLVPDDEPSRVAAHQIQLTLADLMSEAHDTHHPISVNLYYEDQKEEAKRRAASFTAERMPKFLGYFEDLLRRNRRSKGRHLVGTKLSYVDLSMFQVLSGLAYAFPNAFARLEPEIPLLVALRDRVAARPRIAAYLASERRLPFHEGGLFRHYPELDEKPAAGKTGARRRKTSPKR comes from the coding sequence ATGCCCAGGCGAGACGAGACGCGCTACGTGCTCTATTACTGGCCATCCTTGCAGGGGCGCGGAGAGCCCATCCGGCTGCTCTTCGAGGAGGCCGGCGTGCCGTACGTCGACATCGCGCGCCTGCCCGAAGACGAGGGCGGCGGCGTGGCGGCGATCGAGCCGGCCCTCGCGGGGGAGACGACCGGGCTTTTGCCTTTCGCGCCGCCCTTCCTCGAGGTGGACGGCCTGCTGATCGCCCAGGCCGCGAACATCCTGCAATTCCTCGCGCCCCGCTTCGGCCTCGTCCCCGACGACGAGCCGAGCCGCGTCGCAGCCCATCAGATACAGCTCACCCTCGCCGATCTCATGAGCGAGGCGCACGACACGCATCACCCGATATCGGTCAACCTGTACTACGAGGACCAGAAAGAAGAGGCCAAGCGGCGCGCCGCCTCCTTCACGGCCGAGCGCATGCCCAAGTTCCTCGGGTATTTCGAGGACCTGCTCCGTCGCAATCGCCGGAGCAAGGGCCGCCATCTCGTCGGCACCAAGCTCTCGTACGTCGACCTGTCGATGTTCCAGGTGCTGAGCGGCCTCGCGTACGCCTTCCCGAATGCCTTCGCCCGCCTCGAGCCCGAGATCCCGCTGCTCGTCGCCCTGCGCGACCGCGTGGCCGCGCGCCCCCGCATCGCGGCCTATCTCGCGTCCGAGCGCCGCCTGCCGTTCCACGAGGGCGGCCTGTTCCGTCATTACCCCGAGCTCGACGAGAAGCCCGCGGCGGGGAAGACCGGCGCGCGCCGGCGTAAAACCTCGCCGAAGCGCTAG
- a CDS encoding cytochrome P450: MTTAAPSSFVHARTAPGPRGLPFLGNLVDVRRDRLGTFLRAAVEHGDVARLEFGVLTGRRIAHLLRHPDHVKHVLVDAPDNFDKQTPGFTRLREVLGEGLLTSEGSFWLRQRRIAQPAFHRQRIASFAGVMVRAGEERVNAWLERARRDEPIDVAEEMMNLALRIVCETLLGVDMVDTSAVSQAVDVLLADVRNGLGSFFSLPRNVPIERNRIFLEAADMLDRQVQRIIDARRKSGAEASDLLSLLMAARDPETGEGMSDRQLRDEVMTMFLAGHETTANALAWTFWLLSLHPGVRRKLSAELASVLEDGRLPTFEDVARLEVTTRVLQESMRLYPPAWIVARRALRDDVIGGYAIPAGSLVFVSPYVTHRHPAFWENPEGFDPDRFAGGALSRLPRFAYFPFGGGPRQCIGMSFAMVEATLLLATLGRRVHLDLLPGQRVVPEPGVTLRPRGEIRMRIVPIEPGSTARNGA; this comes from the coding sequence GTGACGACTGCTGCTCCTTCCTCCTTCGTTCACGCGCGGACCGCCCCTGGTCCGCGCGGATTGCCCTTCCTCGGCAACCTCGTCGACGTGCGCCGCGACCGGCTCGGCACGTTCCTTCGCGCCGCGGTCGAGCATGGCGACGTCGCGCGCCTCGAGTTCGGCGTCCTCACTGGCAGGCGCATCGCCCACCTTCTCAGGCACCCCGACCACGTCAAGCACGTGCTCGTCGACGCGCCCGACAACTTCGACAAGCAAACCCCGGGCTTCACGCGCCTTCGCGAGGTCCTCGGCGAGGGTCTGCTCACGAGCGAGGGCAGCTTCTGGCTGCGCCAGCGCCGCATCGCCCAGCCCGCGTTTCATCGGCAGCGCATCGCATCGTTCGCGGGCGTCATGGTCCGCGCGGGCGAGGAGCGCGTGAACGCGTGGCTCGAGCGCGCGCGCCGGGACGAGCCGATCGACGTCGCCGAGGAGATGATGAACCTCGCCTTGCGCATCGTCTGCGAGACCCTGCTCGGCGTCGACATGGTCGACACCTCCGCGGTCTCGCAGGCCGTCGACGTCTTGCTCGCCGACGTGCGCAACGGCCTCGGCAGCTTCTTCTCGCTGCCCCGCAACGTGCCCATCGAGCGCAATCGCATCTTCCTCGAGGCGGCCGACATGCTCGACAGGCAGGTGCAGCGCATCATCGACGCCCGCCGCAAGAGCGGGGCCGAGGCGTCGGACCTGCTCTCCTTGCTCATGGCCGCGCGCGATCCCGAGACGGGTGAGGGCATGAGCGATCGCCAGCTCCGCGACGAGGTGATGACCATGTTCCTCGCCGGCCACGAGACCACGGCGAACGCGCTCGCGTGGACCTTCTGGCTCCTGTCGCTCCACCCCGGCGTCCGTCGCAAGCTCTCCGCCGAGCTGGCCTCGGTGCTCGAAGACGGCCGCCTGCCGACATTCGAGGACGTCGCACGGCTCGAGGTGACGACGCGCGTGCTCCAGGAGTCGATGCGCCTCTATCCGCCCGCCTGGATCGTCGCGCGCCGCGCCCTGCGGGACGACGTGATCGGCGGCTATGCCATTCCCGCGGGCTCGCTCGTGTTCGTGAGCCCGTACGTCACCCACCGGCACCCGGCATTCTGGGAAAACCCCGAGGGCTTCGATCCGGACCGATTCGCGGGCGGCGCCCTCTCGCGCCTGCCCCGCTTCGCCTACTTCCCGTTCGGCGGCGGCCCGCGCCAATGCATCGGGATGAGCTTCGCAATGGTCGAGGCCACGCTCCTGCTCGCGACCCTCGGGCGCCGCGTGCACCTCGACCTCTTGCCGGGGCAGCGGGTCGTCCCCGAGCCCGGCGTCACGCTGCGCCCGCGCGGCGAGATCCGCATGCGCATCGTGCCGATCGAGCCCGGTTCGACGGCTCGGAATGGCGCTTGA
- a CDS encoding tetratricopeptide repeat protein: MPVRLRRSPLRPHVSLALLGAALFVSACAPAASTPKSTTTAANVQTLPPVDAGVVTERLRAQLAPDPHARMLLDAASRARAKQRVIQVQLFALDEAIADVGPERAAKLEGRRDALASEATRALGDAITAYAQIADDPSLAESVSLDEVLAELGRALHDVGQDEKAAERYQALVTRFPASPRAPRAHMALAERAFAEERLEDVIAHCDAVLAAGGEGRVEALYLKAWSLRGLGEERRPGATAEAIAALEAIRHVPTRTAAEARIATSAQRELEALRAGCAAPTPSSSTIQL, from the coding sequence ATGCCCGTACGTCTCCGACGATCTCCCCTCCGACCGCATGTCTCTCTCGCGCTGCTCGGCGCGGCCCTCTTCGTCTCTGCCTGCGCGCCCGCAGCGAGCACGCCGAAGAGCACCACCACGGCAGCGAACGTGCAGACATTGCCCCCGGTCGACGCGGGCGTGGTCACCGAGCGCTTGCGGGCGCAGCTCGCGCCCGATCCGCACGCGCGCATGCTCCTCGACGCCGCCAGCCGCGCGCGCGCCAAGCAGCGCGTGATCCAGGTGCAGCTCTTCGCGCTCGACGAGGCGATCGCCGACGTGGGCCCCGAGCGCGCAGCGAAGCTCGAGGGGCGGCGCGACGCGCTCGCGAGCGAGGCGACCCGAGCGCTCGGTGATGCGATCACGGCCTACGCGCAGATCGCCGACGATCCCTCGCTCGCCGAGAGCGTGTCCCTCGACGAGGTGCTCGCCGAGCTCGGGCGCGCGTTGCACGACGTGGGGCAGGACGAAAAGGCGGCGGAGCGCTACCAGGCGCTCGTGACCCGCTTCCCCGCCTCGCCACGCGCCCCGCGCGCGCACATGGCCCTGGCCGAGCGCGCGTTCGCCGAGGAGCGGCTCGAGGACGTGATCGCGCACTGCGACGCGGTGCTCGCGGCCGGCGGCGAGGGGCGCGTCGAGGCGCTCTACCTCAAGGCGTGGAGCCTGCGCGGGCTCGGCGAGGAGCGACGTCCGGGCGCGACGGCCGAGGCCATCGCAGCGCTCGAAGCCATCCGCCACGTGCCCACGCGCACGGCGGCCGAGGCGCGCATCGCGACGAGCGCCCAGCGCGAGCTCGAAGCCCTGCGCGCAGGCTGCGCCGCCCCCACGCCTTCGAGCAGCACCATCCAGCTCTAG
- a CDS encoding CoA-binding protein: MSDEASFRERIVTDGRRIAQIAASARRVAVLGIKTEAQAGQPAYYVPAYLASAGVEVVPVPVYYPDVTEILGRPVFRRVADVPGPIDIVNVFRRSQDVPAHVDDILAKRPACVWMQSGIRHAEVAERLAREGIVVVQDECLMVEHRHGVSMGLGR, encoded by the coding sequence ATGAGCGACGAGGCCTCGTTCCGGGAGCGGATCGTGACGGACGGCCGGCGCATCGCGCAGATCGCGGCGAGCGCGCGACGGGTGGCCGTGCTGGGCATCAAGACCGAAGCGCAGGCGGGCCAGCCCGCGTACTACGTGCCCGCCTACCTCGCCTCCGCGGGCGTCGAGGTGGTGCCCGTGCCGGTGTATTACCCCGACGTGACCGAGATCCTGGGTCGCCCGGTGTTCCGCCGCGTGGCGGACGTCCCCGGCCCCATCGACATCGTGAACGTCTTCCGGCGCTCGCAGGACGTGCCGGCCCACGTCGACGACATCCTCGCGAAGCGCCCGGCGTGCGTGTGGATGCAATCGGGTATCAGGCACGCCGAGGTCGCCGAGCGGCTCGCGCGCGAGGGGATCGTGGTGGTGCAGGACGAGTGCCTCATGGTGGAGCACCGCCACGGGGTCTCCATGGGGCTGGGGCGCTAG
- a CDS encoding DedA family protein — MDLLREFFSRLRDLEGLLTWGGYPVLMAIIFAETGLLVGFFLPGDSLLVTAGVLVNAGQINPLGLPHGVNLLLMNVVLCAMAIIGDTVGYSIGYRAGPKIFSREQSFFFRKDHLVATQKFYERHGGKTIVLARFMPFARTFAPVVAGVGRMSYKRFLAYNVFGGIGWVVSMTVLGYFLGKVLGAKQIERVVILIIIVSVMPVVIGALKHRMSQRKAEEGGVSAP; from the coding sequence GTGGACCTTCTACGCGAGTTCTTTTCCCGCCTGCGCGACCTCGAGGGCCTGCTCACGTGGGGCGGCTACCCCGTGCTCATGGCGATCATCTTCGCCGAAACGGGGCTGCTCGTCGGGTTCTTTCTCCCCGGCGATTCGCTCCTCGTCACCGCGGGCGTTCTGGTCAACGCGGGCCAGATCAACCCCCTCGGTCTGCCTCACGGGGTCAACCTGCTCTTGATGAACGTCGTGCTGTGCGCGATGGCGATCATCGGCGACACGGTGGGCTACTCGATCGGCTACCGCGCCGGGCCGAAGATCTTCAGCCGCGAGCAGTCGTTCTTTTTCCGCAAAGATCACCTGGTCGCGACGCAGAAGTTCTACGAGCGTCACGGCGGCAAGACGATCGTGCTCGCGCGCTTCATGCCCTTCGCGCGCACGTTCGCGCCCGTCGTCGCCGGCGTCGGCCGCATGAGCTACAAGCGCTTCCTCGCGTACAACGTCTTCGGCGGCATCGGCTGGGTCGTGTCGATGACCGTGCTCGGCTATTTCCTCGGCAAGGTGCTTGGCGCCAAGCAAATCGAGCGGGTGGTCATCCTGATCATCATCGTGTCCGTGATGCCCGTGGTCATCGGCGCCCTGAAGCACCGCATGTCCCAGCGCAAGGCGGAGGAGGGCGGCGTGAGCGCGCCCTGA
- a CDS encoding M81 family metallopeptidase, translating into MRLFTAGLATETNTLSPLPTGESGFEVVRGGAPEDAHVFGAPLALFRNLARARGWEVREGLHAYAEPAGPVVRAVYERLRDEILGDLERAMPVDAVLFSLHGAMVADGYDDCEGDLLARARRIVGPSVPIGAELDPHCHLTAAMLANATALVCFKHYPHVDFEARALDLFRLIEDAALGRTRPRMSVFDCRMMGAYHTTLEPMKSFVERISALEGQNGVLSISVAHGFPWGDVPEAGTKMLVITDDRAEEGSRLAAELGRALYALRGRTQQPVLGMDEGIARALAAPRGPVVLGDVSDNPGGGAPGDATFLLEALLAKGVSGAALACIWDPVAASIAMSAGEGARLDLRIGGKLGPMSGRPLDLRVEVRKVARDVKQSFRGAQISLGDTAAVRAEGVDVLLCSTRTQVFSPECFTQLGIEPSSMRILVVKSSQHYRAGFAGVAAEIHDVGAPGAIQPDFKGIPLHRIERPKWPFDPDPLGLG; encoded by the coding sequence ATGCGGCTGTTCACGGCGGGCCTCGCCACCGAGACGAATACGCTGTCGCCGCTTCCGACGGGCGAGAGCGGGTTCGAGGTCGTGCGCGGAGGCGCGCCGGAGGACGCGCACGTGTTCGGCGCGCCGCTCGCCCTCTTTCGCAACCTCGCGCGGGCGCGCGGCTGGGAGGTGCGCGAGGGGCTGCACGCGTACGCCGAGCCCGCGGGGCCCGTCGTGCGCGCCGTCTACGAGCGATTGCGCGACGAGATCCTGGGCGATCTGGAGCGCGCGATGCCCGTCGACGCGGTCCTCTTCAGCCTGCACGGCGCCATGGTGGCCGACGGCTACGACGATTGCGAGGGCGACCTGCTCGCGCGCGCGCGGCGCATCGTGGGCCCGTCGGTGCCCATCGGGGCCGAGCTCGACCCGCATTGCCACCTCACGGCTGCGATGCTCGCGAACGCGACCGCGCTCGTCTGCTTCAAGCATTACCCGCACGTCGATTTCGAGGCCCGCGCGCTCGATCTGTTCCGGCTCATCGAGGACGCGGCGCTCGGCCGCACGCGCCCGCGCATGAGCGTCTTCGATTGCCGCATGATGGGCGCCTACCACACGACGCTCGAGCCGATGAAGAGCTTCGTCGAGCGAATCTCCGCGCTCGAAGGGCAAAACGGCGTGCTGTCGATCTCGGTGGCGCACGGTTTTCCCTGGGGCGACGTGCCCGAGGCGGGCACGAAGATGCTGGTGATCACCGACGATCGCGCCGAGGAGGGATCGCGGCTCGCGGCCGAGCTGGGGCGCGCGCTCTATGCCCTTCGGGGGCGGACGCAGCAGCCGGTGCTCGGGATGGACGAGGGTATCGCGCGCGCGCTCGCAGCGCCCCGCGGTCCTGTCGTGCTCGGCGACGTTTCGGACAACCCTGGCGGCGGGGCGCCGGGGGATGCGACGTTCTTGCTCGAGGCGCTGCTCGCGAAGGGCGTGTCGGGCGCGGCACTCGCCTGCATCTGGGATCCGGTGGCGGCGTCGATCGCGATGTCGGCGGGCGAGGGCGCGCGGCTCGATCTGCGGATCGGCGGCAAGCTCGGGCCGATGAGCGGCCGCCCGCTCGATTTGCGCGTCGAGGTGCGGAAGGTGGCCCGCGACGTGAAGCAATCGTTCCGGGGGGCGCAGATCTCGCTGGGAGACACGGCGGCCGTGCGGGCCGAGGGGGTCGACGTCCTCCTGTGCTCGACGCGGACGCAGGTGTTCTCGCCGGAGTGCTTCACGCAGCTCGGGATCGAGCCGTCGTCGATGCGGATCCTGGTCGTGAAGTCGAGCCAGCATTATCGCGCCGGGTTCGCTGGCGTGGCGGCGGAGATCCACGACGTGGGGGCGCCGGGGGCGATTCAGCCGGATTTCAAGGGCATCCCGCTGCACCGCATCGAACGGCCGAAGTGGCCCTTCGACCCGGATCCGCTCGGGCTGGGCTAG